In the genome of Chloroflexota bacterium, the window AACCGCAGCCAGTGTCGTCTTCTGCCAGCGTTGTTTTTTTTGATCGATCCTGGCCACGTCGTCGTGATCGCCCATGATCTGTGCCTCCGGAAAACCCACCAGATCAGAAACCGCTTGAGTTCACCTACGGTCTACCAACCGCCCGCTAATAAACTTGTGTAAAACACTGGCAATCAATGTTTGATACGGCAGCCCTTCCTCCAAGGCGCGCTTCTGCAGCGCCTCCAAGTCTTTGCTTGAAATCCTGATGTTCACCCGTCTATCTTTCCTAAAGGTGGCCGTGGCATATTCACTATAGGCTTTAACCTCTTCTACTACATTGCCGACTGATTGCCACTCATCCGCTTCATAGGATGCCAGCAATTCTTTTTCTTCCGCGTCCAGCTTTATTTCACTCATCTTTAGTCTGCCCTTTAAATACTTCCTCGTTGCTCTCCGGCTGGGTACGGTGGTTATCAAGAAAATTACCCGCTCACCTTCAACAAAGGGAACAAGACAGGCGTAATCATCGATATTGATGACAAAGATTTTCTGGTCTTTGTACTTTTCCTGGTTGGGATGCTCGACGATATCCAAAACGCGCCTTTTTCCAATATGAAATACGACTTCCTCAAAAGAAATATTGCGTTCAGCCTTCAACAATCGATTCTTTTCATTGTTCCAGGAAAAGTATCTCATGAACGGAATATAGCACGATGTGTGCTTTTTGGCAACAACTGTTTTGGTTTGGAGAAGATGGGCTGTGACTTGTTTTATTACGACTGCCCCTGGAACCCGTCTCCCGTCTCCGGCGCCTCGGGCCATTCGCCAGTCAGTGCTGCTTCCAGGCACTGAACCATGCTGCCAAAACGCATCTGCACCCCGCTGTGGGCAGGGGCGTAACAGGCCATCTTGCCAGCGTTGGTTGCCATGCGTTTGATACCCAAACTGCGAAGGGGGGCCACCACGCCGCAGGTATCGGCGATCACCTGTCCGCCGGCAGCCTCGATGGTGTTGACCCAGCCCGCCTCCCGCGCCCGGTCCCTGGTGATCCTGGCTGTCGTAACCCACAGCCGGGTTGACAGGGCCTGCCCATCTACCATCCCGGCAATGTGCTCGATCTCACTCAAACTGGCGTGAGGACATCCAAGTGTCACCAGGTCGATCTGGCGCAGATCAGGGTCGGCATCCATGATCCGAAATCCTGACTCAAGGCTGTTGACCACCAGCCGGCGGGCGTTTGGCCGCACCAGCGAGTCGCCCGGATCGAGGGCTTCCGGCGTGTAGCCGGCGATGTGATACAAAGCCACAGCACCATAGGCCGCCAGACCCGCACCCAGGGTCTTCAATCGATCCCCTGCTTCTCCGCCATCGGTGAGATTCCCGGGCAAGGCAGGGAGCCACTCGGCAAGATCAGCGAACCAGAGACAGCTGTTGCCCACCTGATTGCCCACAACATAGCTGAGCGCGCCGAAATCGGCGATACTCTTTACCGGAACCCTCAGCTCGACGACAACATCCGCCCGGCGCCGCTCGTCAAGGTGATAGCCATAGCGGGGCGTACGTCCGACAATGGCAGCTGCCAGCGCGGAAGGGCCGCCCTCCCGGTTGGTGCGTGCTCCAATCACCGAGTTGGCAAAGATGACCGCTGAGCTCTCCGCCCAGGCCAGATGATCGCCACGGGCCGGTGTATACTCGGGAAACAGATAAGGGGTACAGCTCAGTGTGGGTATGATGCCCATCTTCGTGAAGGCGTCGATTGCGCTGAGCTGGGGCAGTGCAAACTTGGGGTCGATCCCCATCTCCTGCCAGCGATCATACTCCATGCCCGCGGGGTTCAGGGTGGTCGCCACCCGAACGGTCGCGCCCTGGTCGGCCCACTCATTGAGAAATTCCACGCCGGCATCCCCCAGATTCTTGTAGCTTACCCCGGCGATTTGGGCATGTGTGACCGGCACCAGGTCGGGGGCATCGTAGATGCGCCCCAACGTTGCAACGATCTCCATGGCTCGTTGCACACCTGGTCCCGCCTCGCCATCCAGAAGAGCCTGTTCCTCGGCCGAAAGTACTAATGCCATATCCTGTCCTCAGTCGGTCTCAACTGTTTCGTTCGACAGTAGAAATCCTGCTGTCAGCTTTGATCCGATTCTATGGTAGAATAGATAGGCTGGCAAATCGCCACGTCTGACCTGAAACAGCGAGGTTTCACATGCACGATGCAGTGATTATTGATGCAGTTCGTACGCCGGTAGGCCGCCATGGCGGCGCGCTGGCCTCCGTTCGCCCCGACGATCTTGCCGCCATTGTCGTCGCGGCATTGGTCGAGCGTACCGGCATTGACCCCGGTCTGGTGGAAGAGGTTTACCTGGGATGCGCCAACCAGGGTGGGGAGGATAACCGCGACATTGCGCGTATGGCCCTTCTCCTGGCCGGTTTTCCCCAACATGTTGCCGGTGTGACCTTCAACCGTCTCTGTGCCAGCGGACTGACCGCCGTCAATCAGGCCGCTCGTGCCATCAAGGTGGGCGAGGGAGAGGCCTTTATCGCCGGAGGTGTCGAGTCGATGAGCAGGGCGCCCTTCGCGGTGGCGAAGGCCGAGCGTGCCTATCCCTGGGGCCACCAGACCATGTGGGACACGACCCTGGGATGGCGTTTTCCCAATCCCCGTATGGAAGCCCTCTTTCCCCTGGAACCGTTGGGCGAAACTGCCGAAAACATCTACGATTTGAGCTGCCAACCCAGGCAGGATACTTCCCAGGACTCCGGTAAAACCGGTGCCGGCGGGTCTATCAGCCGCGAGGAGCAGGATGCCTTCGCCCTGGAGAGCCACCGGCGCGCCGTGGAAGCGATTCGAACCGGTCGATTCCGGGAAGAAATCGTACCGGTCGAGGTGCCTCGACGTAAGAAACCCCCGATCATGGTCGATACCGATGAACATCCCCGCTACAAGCGCAACGAAGAGGGCGACCTGCTGCTGGATTCCAGCATGGACAAGCTTGCCCGCCTGCGGCCTGCTTTCCGCCAGGGCGGCACGGTAACCGCGGGCAACGCCAGTGGGATCAACGATGGCGCGGCGGCCCTGCTTCTGATGTCGGCCCATTCGGCTGAGGTCCAGGGCCTTCAGCCGTTGGCTCGTATCGTGGCATCGGCCGCGGCGGGGGTCGATCCCCGTACCATGGGGCTGGGGCCGGTGCCGGCTACCAGAAAGGTTCTCGAACGAGCGGGCCTGAACATGGCTGACATCGGGTTGATCGAGATCAATGAGGCCTTTGCGGTGCAGTCGCTGGCCTGCATGCGCGAACTGAGCATGGACCCGGCGATTACCAATGTCAACGGCGGGGCAGTGGCCCTGGGCCATCCGCTGGGCTGCTCCGGCGCACGTATCATGACCACGCTGCTGCACGAGATGAAACGGCGCAACGCTGAAGGAGCCGCTATTCGCTACGGCCTGGTAACCCTGTGTGTGGGCGTTGGCCAGGGTGAATCAACCATTGTAGAGTGGGTCGGTCGCTAATAGCGCGCGGCCAGCAGCCGTTTGGCGAAATGTTCACCTCGCGGCAGACCGCTCTTGCGCATGTCCTCGGCCACCATCCCGACTTCATAGTTTACGCGGTATTGGGCCACGTGCCAGCGGCCGTTTGACCAAGTCAAAACGCTGTAGGCGGCCCGGGTGTCACCGTCGCGCGGCAGTCCTACACTGGCGATGTTGACCAATAACCGGCCGCGCCATTGCCATACCGCCGGCACGTGGATGTGCCCGAAGGCCAGCACCCGAAATTCCTCGTCGCCGATCACACTGGCTAATTCCTCGTCGGTCATATCGACCGAAACCGGATCATCCAGGTTGTGGGGATTGGCGTGCACGACGAGCAAATCCTGCCCAGGCGCCGGGCCAACCCGATGCTGGAAAGGTAACCGCCGCAGAAAACCGAGGTCGGCTGAGGTAAGATGATCCAACATCCACTTGCGCTGGTGCCAAAAACGTTTGGCTCTCTTCCCGGGAGGCAAAACCTGTTCGAAGTCATCCAGAAGAAAGCGATCGCAGTTCCCCATTAAGCAGATGGCGCCTCCCGCTGTGCCGGTGGGATCCTCCCGGCACAGGTCTCGAACATGCTGCAGTACCAGCCGGGGGCGCGGTCCGGCCCAGGCCAGATCCCCCGCACAGATCGTCAGGTCGTATGGGCCGTGGCGCGCGCTGTCCCCAACCACCGCCTCCAGAGCCTGTGCGTTGCCATGAATATCTGCAAATAGCAGAATCCGCATTTCAGCCTCGTTCCTGACCTGGTATTCCGTGACCGGTAATCGGTGATCCGACCCAGAACCGCGTCGAATCACATCCGATTACCGATTGCCGACCAGCGAAGCGGGCGCCACCCAGGTACCGCTCCTGTCACTCTCAACGATCGCTTCGATCACCCTCATGTTGGCGACAGCATCCTCGATGGCGGTGGGTACATCGGTGTCATCCAGGATGGCCTGAGACATGAGGTCACCCTGAATCGTGTATTGGTTCACAACATCGAAGAGGACCTCCTCGACATCATCACCCCTCTGCACCCAAATCCGGCACGGTTTGTCCCGCGGGGCATTGAAGGGTATCTCGATTTCTACCCGGCCTTCAGTCCCGAAGATATTGACCCGCTGGTAGGGCACCAACTGAGTCGAGGTGGTGAACGTGGCGGTTCCATCTCCGAAATCCATCAGGGCTGATGCCAGACGATCGGTTTCGAACTCAGGATCGTACTCGACGACTCCGCAGACCCGCTCTGGCTCTTTGCCGAAGATGAATCGAGCAAGGGAAATAGCGTAGCAGCCGATGTCCATCAAGCCACCCCCTCCGATATCAGCCATGTTGCGTACGTTATCCGGATCATCGTTGAAGTAGGAGAAGAAGGTCTGGATCGTGCGCAGTTCACCCAGGCTTCCATCCGCCACCAGCGCCTTGGCCGCCAGCCACTGGGGATGGTGGCGATACATAAACGCCTCCATGACCTTTTGATCTGAATGAGCTTTGGCCGCGTCAACCAACAGCTGGCCCTCGTCGGCCGTCAGCGCGATGGGCTTTTCGCACAACACATGTTTGCCCGCTTCCAGCGCCTTGATTGACCATGGCACGTGCAGATGGTTGGGTAATGGGTTGTAGACCGCGTCGATGTCGGGGTCGGCCAGCATGGCCGCGTAGGAACCGTAGGCCCTGGGTACCCCTAATCTGGTCGCGGCTGCCTGGGCTTTTTCCAAATCCCGCGAAGCAATGCCCAGGACCTCGACATTTTCTGCCTGCATCATTGCGGGAATCACCTTTTCGGTGCCGATGTTGGCTGTACTCAGGATTCCCCAGCGAACCTTTGTCATTTTTTTCTCCTTATCGAACCTACCAATGCTGTATCTGCTACCCTGAATTATATGTTGCGCCTCGTTACGTGGCAAACGTCAGCCCGCAGGCCCCTCTCCCGAACTTCCAGGAAGCTCACAGGTTCCCTCAACGTAGCAATTGTGACCAACTTCAGCCCATGCCCGGGCTATGCTATAATCCGATCATGAGCAAAGAGATGAGACCAGACTCCAACACGGCTGCCTTTGAAGACTCCCAACCGGAGGCGATACTGATTGTATTTCTTGAAAGCGGGGGAAGAGTCGAGGGCGTCTCCCTTCCTCCCTGGGCAAGCCAACTGGTGGACAGCGCGACCGAAGCCTATGCCAGGCTTGCCGTCCGACTGCAGGCGCGCCGCCACTATGACCGAATCATTGTCCTGCAGCACCAACAGGCCACCGAAACCAATCTGTGGATCAATCTGCTCGATGTGGGAAATGCAATCGTTGACATCCTGATGCTGGTCCATGGGCAGACGGGGTACGCCTGTGGCTACGCAAACCGCGAGGTCGGGGCCGACTTCTTCCAGGGAATGCGTAAGCTCAAAAAAACAGGAATCGCCGGTTTTCAACTGCGCGCAGTATACCAGATGAATTGTTATGGGGAATCGCTGGCCAGGGACTGGCTATCGCTGGGTGCGCAGGCTGTCAACGGTTCGGAGGGAGTTAACTGGCTGCCCGAACCCAGCCTGAGCATCTTTCTACTCAATTGGCTCGGGGGCGAACCGTTTCAACTGGCCGTGGATCGAAGCTACGATGTGGCGCAGCGGACGCTGAGCTCTGTCTGGCGTCCAAAACGAAACAACTCGGGCCAGCGACAGGTCCATCCCAAGATCGCATCAAGCCGCATGCATGTGTTGGGAGACGGCGACTTGACAATCAGCTGACATTCGCATCTGCCCCTTGCAGGATGCTCACTGCGCATGGGGAACGACAACGACCGCGACGGGAAACCTCAGCAGGCACGTCGACGCGGTCGGTAGCTTCTTAGTTTTTCTAACCGGATTTTTCGTTATTCGCCCGAACGGGTAGCTCTACAGCAATCGGCTCTGCGGGCCGTTTTTCGAACGCCAGGCGCTGTTCCCCTTCGTTCTCTTCATCGTCCACGACCGTCACCTCGACCGTGTCACCGGTCTGGAATTCACCCTTAAGCAGTTGTTTGCTCAAGGGCGACTCCACGTAACGCTGCAGAGCCCTGCGCAGCGGTCGGGCACCGAACTGGGAATCATAGCCCTTTTCGGCCAACCAGTCCCGAGCTTCATCGGTCAACTCAATGGTCAACCCCTGATCTTCCAGACGCTGGCCGATCTCCACCATCTGCAGGTCGACGATCTCCCGTACATCACTCTGGCTCAACGTATGGAAGATGATGATCTCGTCGATACGGTTCAGGAATTCCGGACGGAAGGTCTCCTTGAGACCACGTTCGATCTGCTGGTGAAGCTTGCGATCGTCCGCGTCCAGACCATCATCAGCGCTGCTGCTGAAGCCGAGCGCGCCGCCCTGTTTGGCATAGACCGTACCGATGTTGCTGGTCATGATAATGACTGTATTGCGAAAATCGACCACATGGCCCTGCCCATCGGTGAGACGTCCATCCTCCATGATCTGGAGCAACGTGTTCCACACCTCTGGATGGGCTTTTTCGATCTCGTCGAACAGGATTACCCGGAAAGGTCGACGCCTGACGGCCTCGCTCAACTGCCCCCCCTCCTCGTAGCCCACATAACCAGGAGGTGCGCCCATCAGACGGCTTGCGGTGTGGCGTTCCCGGTATTCACTCATATCGATACGCAACAGGGCGTCCTCGTCGTCGAACAGGAATTCCGCCAGCGCTTTGGCAAGTTCCGTCTTTCCAACGCCACTGGTGCCCAGAAAGACAAAGGAGCCAATGGGACGCTTCGGATCCTTCAGACCCGAACGGGCACGTCGCAAGGCATCAGCCAGAACAGCGATAGCCTCTTTCTGGCCAACGATGCGGTTCGCCAGCTCCTCCTCCATCCGAAGCAGCTTCTGAGCCTCCTCCTCCATCAAGCTGGTGACGGGAATACCAGTCCACGAGGCTACCACCTCGGCGATATCATCTTCGTCGACAACCTCGTCCAGGCCTGTCTCGCCATGCCAGGCCGTGCGAGCCATCTCATAATCCTGCTCCAACTTGATCCTGTCTACTTTGAAAGAGGCC includes:
- a CDS encoding aconitase X catalytic domain-containing protein, which produces MALVLSAEEQALLDGEAGPGVQRAMEIVATLGRIYDAPDLVPVTHAQIAGVSYKNLGDAGVEFLNEWADQGATVRVATTLNPAGMEYDRWQEMGIDPKFALPQLSAIDAFTKMGIIPTLSCTPYLFPEYTPARGDHLAWAESSAVIFANSVIGARTNREGGPSALAAAIVGRTPRYGYHLDERRRADVVVELRVPVKSIADFGALSYVVGNQVGNSCLWFADLAEWLPALPGNLTDGGEAGDRLKTLGAGLAAYGAVALYHIAGYTPEALDPGDSLVRPNARRLVVNSLESGFRIMDADPDLRQIDLVTLGCPHASLSEIEHIAGMVDGQALSTRLWVTTARITRDRAREAGWVNTIEAAGGQVIADTCGVVAPLRSLGIKRMATNAGKMACYAPAHSGVQMRFGSMVQCLEAALTGEWPEAPETGDGFQGQS
- a CDS encoding thiolase family protein: MHDAVIIDAVRTPVGRHGGALASVRPDDLAAIVVAALVERTGIDPGLVEEVYLGCANQGGEDNRDIARMALLLAGFPQHVAGVTFNRLCASGLTAVNQAARAIKVGEGEAFIAGGVESMSRAPFAVAKAERAYPWGHQTMWDTTLGWRFPNPRMEALFPLEPLGETAENIYDLSCQPRQDTSQDSGKTGAGGSISREEQDAFALESHRRAVEAIRTGRFREEIVPVEVPRRKKPPIMVDTDEHPRYKRNEEGDLLLDSSMDKLARLRPAFRQGGTVTAGNASGINDGAAALLLMSAHSAEVQGLQPLARIVASAAAGVDPRTMGLGPVPATRKVLERAGLNMADIGLIEINEAFAVQSLACMRELSMDPAITNVNGGAVALGHPLGCSGARIMTTLLHEMKRRNAEGAAIRYGLVTLCVGVGQGESTIVEWVGR
- a CDS encoding metallophosphoesterase family protein; amino-acid sequence: MRILLFADIHGNAQALEAVVGDSARHGPYDLTICAGDLAWAGPRPRLVLQHVRDLCREDPTGTAGGAICLMGNCDRFLLDDFEQVLPPGKRAKRFWHQRKWMLDHLTSADLGFLRRLPFQHRVGPAPGQDLLVVHANPHNLDDPVSVDMTDEELASVIGDEEFRVLAFGHIHVPAVWQWRGRLLVNIASVGLPRDGDTRAAYSVLTWSNGRWHVAQYRVNYEVGMVAEDMRKSGLPRGEHFAKRLLAARY
- a CDS encoding Gfo/Idh/MocA family oxidoreductase, producing MTKVRWGILSTANIGTEKVIPAMMQAENVEVLGIASRDLEKAQAAATRLGVPRAYGSYAAMLADPDIDAVYNPLPNHLHVPWSIKALEAGKHVLCEKPIALTADEGQLLVDAAKAHSDQKVMEAFMYRHHPQWLAAKALVADGSLGELRTIQTFFSYFNDDPDNVRNMADIGGGGLMDIGCYAISLARFIFGKEPERVCGVVEYDPEFETDRLASALMDFGDGTATFTTSTQLVPYQRVNIFGTEGRVEIEIPFNAPRDKPCRIWVQRGDDVEEVLFDVVNQYTIQGDLMSQAILDDTDVPTAIEDAVANMRVIEAIVESDRSGTWVAPASLVGNR